Proteins co-encoded in one Scatophagus argus isolate fScaArg1 chromosome 11, fScaArg1.pri, whole genome shotgun sequence genomic window:
- the gpr183a gene encoding G-protein coupled receptor 183-A: MGSTTVPSTLTSSSTSNGSSLTPTCDTLYAHREYARVLMPLVYSIVFFVGLFGNCLALHVIRPNLKKINSTTLYSLNLVISDILFALSLPVRIAYYAMGFHWPLGDVMCKISGLIFYINTYAGVNFMTCLSIDRFIAVVLPLPFARFRKVSNVRYICIAVWLLVLAQTLPLLGMPLTNTESDGYITCMEYPNFDKVENIATILIGAVFLGYVIPVVTILVCYSVLCTKLHLVAKNNHLTEKSGRSRKAIGVICCVSLVFVVCYSPYHIDLLQYMIRKLTSRPDCAELTAFQVSLHVTVCLMNLNSCLDPFIYFFACKGYKRKLLRLLKLQVSISFSSAVKTSPDESSKDAIECNKIQFNSSTIGTTSERLTERRGLRHE, translated from the coding sequence ATGGGTTCTACCACTGTGCCCTCAACCTTGACCTCCTCGTCCACCAGCAATGGCTCAAGTTTGACACCTACCTGTGACACCCTGTATGCTCACCGAGAATATGCAAGGGTCCTCATGCCTCTTGTCTACTCCATTGTGTTCTTTGTGGGACTGTTCGGTAACTGCCTCGCACTCCACGTCATCCGTCCCAATCTGAAGAAGATCAACTCCACCACCCTGTACTCTCTCAACCTGGTAATTTCTGACATCCTGTTTGCACTGTCTCTACCTGTGAGGATTGCCTACTATGCGATGGGCTTCCACTGGCCTCTTGGTGATGTGATGTGCAAGATCTCAGGCCTCATCTTCTATATCAACACCTATGCGGGGGTTAATTTCATGACCTGCCTCAGCATAGACCGTTTCATTGCTGTGGTCCTGCCGCTTCCCTTCGCCCGATTCAGGAAGGTCAGCAACGTGCGTTATATATGTATTGCTGTATGGCTATTAGTCCTGGCACAGACCCTTCCTCTGCTGGGCATGCCTTTGACCAACACTGAGTCTGATGGCTACATCACCTGTATGGAATACCCAAACTTTGACAAAGTTGAAAACATTGCTACTATACTGATTGGTGCTGTCTTCCTTGGTTATGTCATCCCTGTGGTGACCATACTTGTGTGTTACTCTGTCTTGTGCACCAAACTGCATCTCGTAGCCAAGAATAACCATTTGACAGAAAAGTCTGGCCGGAGCCGCAAGGCCATTGGTGTGATCTGCTGTGTATCCCTGGTGTTTGTTGTCTGCTACAGCCCCTATCATATTGATCTACTGCAGTACATGATCCGCAAGCTGACGTCGCGCCCTGACTGCGCTGAACTCACAGCCTTTCAGGTGTCCCTGCACgtcactgtgtgtctgatgaACCTCAACTCCTGTTTGGATCCTTTTATTTACTTCTTTGCCTGTAAGGGCTACAAGAGGAAACTTCTGAGGCTGCTGAAGCTACAGGTCAGCATATCCTTCTCCAGTGCAGTGAAGACATCACCTGACGAATCCTCTAAGGATGCTATCGAATGCAACAAGATCCAATTCAACAGTTCTACTATAGGTACAACGAGTGAGAGACTCACTGAAAGGAGAGGACTGCGCCATgagtaa
- the gpr18 gene encoding N-arachidonyl glycine receptor yields the protein MDLSLNLSNMSVESDSERPEQGPVEYRMAGLIFYCFVFIIGVIVNLTALWVFALTTKKRNSVTVYMINVAVVDLTFILLLPFRMVYHQQDYWPFGDLFCRISAALTIFYPCMALWLFALISADRYMAIVQPKHGKELRNVPKTVVASLGVWLMTLGCTVPLLFSDHDPDRISNFTTCIKMQDIIYMRQDNPVNFVRLIFFFLVPICIMIGCYVVIVDNLIHGRTSKLKPKVKQKSIRIIITLIIQVLVCFVPFHVCLVLRLVWRGKDGGFSTWAVFTTFLMNLSTVLDIILYYIVSKQFQDRVISVILYRNYLRSVRRKSRHTHTGSVRSMSNLTSAMI from the coding sequence ATGGATTTGAGTCTGAACTTGTCCAACATGTCCGTGGAGTCTGACTCTGAAAGGCCGGAACAGGGGCCAGTGGAGTACCGCATGGCAGGTCTGATCTTTTACTGCTTCGTCTTCATCATAGGAGTCATAGTCAATCTCACTGCTTTATGGGTATTTGCCCTCACCACCAAGAAGAGGAACTCTGTCACTGTCTACATGATAAACGTGGCGGTGGTGGACCTCACCTTCATCCTGCTGCTTCCCTTCAGAATGGTTTACCACCAACAGGACTACTGGCCCTTTGGGGACCTTTTCTGCAGAATCAGTGCAGCTCTCACCATCTTCTACCCCTGCATGGCTCTGTGGCTGTTTGCTCTGATCAGTGCAGACCGCTATATGGCCATCGTCCAGCCAAAGCATGGCAAAGAGCTGAGGAACGTCCCAAAGACAGTGGTGGCAAGTCTTGGGGTGTGGCTCATGACCCTTGGCTGCACTGTACCCCTGCTCTTCTCTGATCATGATCCCGATCGCATCTCCAACTTCACCACCTGCATCAAGATGCAAGACATCATCTACATGCGCCAAGATAACCCTGTCAACTTTGTTCGgctcatcttcttcttcctggtTCCCATTTGTATAATGATCGGTTGCTACGTTGTCATTGTGGATAATCTGATCCATGGTCGCACCTCTAAACTCAAGCCTAAAGTGAAGCAAAAGTCCATCCGCATTATCATCACACTGATTATACAAGTGTTGGTGTGTTTCGTGCCTTTCCATGTGTGTCTAGTGCTCCGTCTGGTGTGGAGAGGCAAAGACGGAGGGTTTAGCACATGGGCAGTCTTCACCACCTTCCTAATGAACCTGAGCACAGTGTTAGATATCATCCTGTACTACATTGTCTCGAAGCAGTTCCAAGACAGGGTGATCAGCGTGATTCTGTACAGGAACTACCTGCGTAGCGTGAGAAGgaagagcagacacacacacacaggcagtgtCCGATCAATGAGCAACCTGACTAGCGCAATGATATAA